The Novipirellula aureliae genomic interval TGAACCGTTGGAACCTTTGAATCGTAAATCTCAACCGCCAACGACTCATACCCACGAACCATCGCATCGAGCGAGCCCGTCGCTTGCACCATTTCTCGTCCTTTTTGTCCCATCGCTTTGGCGTTTTCGGGATGCTTCAGCAAACGAACCATTGCCTCGGTCATCGCATTCTCATCCTCGGATGCGACCAGGTGTCCGGTCACTCCGTCAAGAACCGTTTCCGCAATCGAACCGACTTCGGTAGCGACTACCGGAACTCCACACGACAGTGCTTCCAAAATCGAAACAGGCGACGCTTCGTTGAGCGATGGAAGAGCGAACACATCCATCGCCGCAACCAGCTGCGGAACGTCATGCCGCGTCCCGAGCAAATGCACGCGGTCGCGGATCCCCAACAGCCCGATCAGCGTTTCCATTCCTGCTCGCTCCGGTCCGTCACCCACGACGACAAAGTGAGTATCAGGGCATCGTTTGAGGACTGCCGCAGCACTCCGTAAGAACATCGCATGGTTTTTTTCAGGCCGTAGCGCCGCGACAATTCCCACGATTGATTCATCTCTGGTCAATCCGAGTTCGGCGCGAAGGTTTTGCCGGGCTTCATCACTCGGCACAAACCGATCACAATCAATTCCGTTGCGAATGACATTGATTTTATCGGCCGGGAATTTTTCAAAATCTCTCAGAAATTCGCCATGTGAATCAGCAACCGCAATGAACGCGTCGGTGATTCGAGTCAAAACCCGATTGAGTTTCCCGACACCGTCTGGCCATCCCGTTGAATGAAGTGCCGCAGCGATCACAGGGACGCCAGCGATTTTGGCTGCCAATCGCCCCCAGAACATCTTGTCGCCCGCACCAACTGTAATGACCACATCCACTTGACGCGTGGTCATCAGATGAACCAGTCGCGGCAAAATGCGAAGGTCGTACTTGCTAGAGAGTAGATTTGAATGAACTTTAAAGTCTTTAGCGATTTCCTCGCCAAGCGGTCCTGCTTCTTTTAAGCATGCCACTTCGGGGATCATGCAATCACGGTTCATCCGCTGCATCAAGTTGACCAGCAACGTCTCTGCACCGCCAACCGGCATACTCGTAATCACAAACAGGCACCGTAGCGGCCCGTTTGCACGACGAGACAAGACAGGACGATAGAGTTGTTGAATTCGTTGGAACATAATAGCGACTTTGCAGTAGCCGAGTCTCTCCGAGACTCGTAATTCAGTACCCGAACTTCTCCGGGACTCATAAAACAGTAGCCGAGTCTCTCCGAGACTCGTAATTCAGTACCCGAACTTCTCCGAGACTCGTAAAACAGTAGCCGAGTCTCTCCGAGACTCGTAATTCAGTAGCCGAGTCTCTCCGAGACTCG includes:
- a CDS encoding glycosyltransferase family 4 protein — translated: MFVITSMPVGGAETLLVNLMQRMNRDCMIPEVACLKEAGPLGEEIAKDFKVHSNLLSSKYDLRILPRLVHLMTTRQVDVVITVGAGDKMFWGRLAAKIAGVPVIAAALHSTGWPDGVGKLNRVLTRITDAFIAVADSHGEFLRDFEKFPADKINVIRNGIDCDRFVPSDEARQNLRAELGLTRDESIVGIVAALRPEKNHAMFLRSAAAVLKRCPDTHFVVVGDGPERAGMETLIGLLGIRDRVHLLGTRHDVPQLVAAMDVFALPSLNEASPVSILEALSCGVPVVATEVGSIAETVLDGVTGHLVASEDENAMTEAMVRLLKHPENAKAMGQKGREMVQATGSLDAMVRGYESLAVEIYDSKVPTVQGSRQSLAKEQG